CGGAGCCCGCGTGGACGATCTGGTGGTCGTCGTGCCGGTGGGCGTCGATGCGGTCGCCCGCGGTCAGTCGCTGGACACGGGTCGGCGCCGTGGGCGTGTGGCGGATGTTCGGCACAGTCCGGCAGATTATCGGAAGCGGGCCGGGCCCTCCCCCGGCGACGATCGCCGGGTGACCGCTTCGAGACATGACCGACCCGTCCTTCTGATGTCCCTGGGACACGCCTGCGTGGACGTGTACCAGGGAGCCGTGGCCGCTCTGGTGCCGTACTTCGTCGCGGAGCGGGCCTACTCCTATGCCGCCGCCTCGGGCCTGGTCCTCGCCGCGTCGCTGCTGTCGTCGCTGGTGCAGCCGCTGTTCGGGGTGCTCACCGACCGGCGGGCGATGCCGTGGCTGCTGCCGCTGAGCGCGCTGACGGCCGGGGCCGGTGTCGCCCTGTGCGGGGTGACCGGCTCCTACGCGGCGACCCTGGCGGTGGTCGCCGTGTCCGGGATCGGCGTGGCCGCCTACCATCCGGAGGCCGCCCGGGTGGCCAGGGCCGTCGCGGGCGGCCGGCACGCGGGGATGGGCTGGTTCTCCTTCGGCGGCAACGCCGGTTTCGCCCTGGCGCCCTTGCTGGTCCTCGCCGTCATGACGGTGGGCGGGCTGCGTGCCTCCCCCCTGCTGGTCGTTCCGGCGCTGGCGGGCGCGGCGCTGTGCGCGGCGGCGGTGCGTGCGGCCGGGCGCGGCACCGAGGGTGCCCGTGCGCCCGTCGCCGGGGGCCGGGACGACTGGGCGTCCTTCCTGCGGCTGTCCGGTGCGGTGGTCTGCCGCTCGGTGGTGTTCGTCGGCCTGAGCGCGTTCGTCTCGCTGTACGTGCGCGAACGCGCCGGCGGCGGGGAGCCGGCCGGCACGGCGGCACTGTGCGTGCTCTACGCCGGGGGCGCGGTGGGGACGCTGGCCGGGGGCCGGCTGGCCGAGCGGTACGGGCGGCTGGCGGTGGTCCGCCGGTCGTACGCCCTGACGGTCCCGGCGGTGGCCGGTCTGGTCCTGGTGCCCGGGCCGCCGGTGTACCTGTTCGTGGCGCTGACGTCGGCGGGCCTGTACGTGCCGTTCTCGCTGCACCTCACCCTGGGCCAGGACTTCCTGCCCCGGCGGGTGGGCACCGCGAGCGGTGTCACGCTGGGCCTGACGGTGAGTGTCGGCGGCCTCGCGGCTCCCGTGCTCGGGGCACTGGCCGACGCGACCTCGCTGCGGACGGCCCTCTTGCCGCTGATCGCGCTGCCCGCGCTGGGCCGGCTGCTGCTGTGCCGGCTGCGCGAGCCCGCGCAGCCGGGCCGTGCGGCCACCGAACGGGCGGATCCACGTGACGCGGCGGCGCGGTGAACCGGGGTCGGGCCCCCGCCGCAAGGCCGGCCCTGAATCGGGCCTTGCGGCAAGGCCAACTGGGGGCTCAGGCCTTGCCCGCCGGGGCGGCCCGGGGTTCGGGCTCCTCGTCGACGGCGTGGGCGAGGAAGTCGTCCACCATGCGGTGGAAGAGCGTGGCGAGCTGCCGCAGGTCCTCGGGCGACCAGTCGGACAGGGCCAGCTGCATGCCGCGGACCCCCGCCTCACGGATCTTGTCGATGGCCTGCGCCCCGGCCTCGGTGAGCTCGATGCGCTGGGCGCGGCGGTCGTCCGGGTCGGGGACGCGGGTGACGTGGCCGGACTTCTGCAACTGCTGCACCGTCCGCGTGACGTGCGAGGCCTCCACGCCCAGCCGGGCGGCGAGCTCCCCGGGCCGCAGCGGCTCGGAGTCGGCGATCTGCCGCAGCAGCGCGACGGCGGCACGGTCGAGCGGCACGCCCGCCAGGGCCATCAGCCGGTCGTGCCGGCGGGCGCGCGTGCTCAGGTAGGTGATGCGGGTGAGCGCACGCTCGATCTCGGCGACGTCCGGGGAGGGAACGTCGGGGAGCGGTGGTGTGGACATGGAGCCACTCTAGCATCTACTTGCGTAACTCAAGTAAATCGAGCCGCTCACTCCACCGGCCGGATCGCGGCGGCCGGACGGATCGCCGCGGCCTCGCGCACCTCCGCCGGCGAGTCCACCGCGGGCCGCTCCCCCGCCGACGCCGTTCAGGGGAAAGACGCACCGAACGCGCGTGGCCGGGCACCGGCGCGTCGAGACCTCACCCGTGGACCTGCCGCTGATCCCGCCCATGCTCGCCACGCCCGGCACCCTGCCGCCCGCCGCACAGGACGCGCGCTGGGCCTACGAGACCAAGCAGGACGGCCAGCGCGTGGTGGTCTACCTCCCCGGGGACGGCGGCGTGCTGCTGCGGGCCCGGTCCGGCGAGGACATCACGGCCGCGTACCCGGAACTGCGCCCGCTCGGCACCGCACTCGGCACCACGCCCGCCGTGCTCGACGGGGAGGTCCTGGCCCTGGACGCGCAGGGCCGCGCGAACTTCCAGTTGCTGCAGTCCCGCATGGGCCTGGCCCACGCGCCCGCCCGGGCGGCACGGCGGGCGGCGGAGGTGCCGGTCCATCTGGTGCTGTTCGACCTGCTGCACCTGGAGGACCGCTCCCTGCTCCGGCTGCCCTACGCGCGACGCCGCGCGGCGCTGGAGGACCTGGGCCTCGCCGGGCCGTCCTGGTCGACGCCGGCCGCGCTCGTCGGCCACGGCGCCGAGGCCCTGCGCGCCACCCGCGAGCACGGTCTGGAGGGGCTGGTCTGCAAGCGGCTGGACTCGGTGTACGAGCCGGGCGTGCGCTCCCGGGCCTGGATCAAGATCCGGAACATGCGCACCGAGGACGTCCTGATCGGCGGCTGGCAGCCCGGCAAGGGGCGGCTCACCGGCCTGCCCGGCGCGGTGCTGGTCGGGCAGCGGGCCGCGGGGCGGCTGCGGTACGTCGGGAGCGTGGGGACCGGCTGGAGCGAGGCCGAACGGACCGAACTGGCCGGGCTGCTGCGGGCCGCCGCGACCGGCGTCTGCCCCTTCGACCCCGCCCCGCGCGCTCCCGGCGCCCACTGGGTCGTGCCCCGGCTGGTCGGCGAGGTCCGCTACAGCACCCGGACCCGGGAGGGCCTGCTGCGGCAGCCGTCCTGGCTGCGGCTCCGGCCGGATCTCGCGCCCGAGGAGGCGGCGGCCGACATCCCGGACGACATGGTCTGAAACGGCGGCCGACGCCAACTGTTGGGCGTTGATTCACCGTTGGGATCCCCCGCCCCTCTTGGCATGGACGCGCTCAACCTGGAAGCTGAACCTCCCTTTCCCCCACAGCCGTTGGGCTGCGCCCGGACCAAGGAGGACGCAGTGTCGTCACGCCCGTTCGCCCACCGCAGGAGATGGCTCACCGGAGCGGCCGGTGCCGCCGCCCTCGTGCTCGCCCTCCCCGCCACGGCCTTCGCCGCCCCGCCGCGGGCGCTGCCCGCCCACGCGGACTCGCTGGAGCAGACGTACCAGCCCGCCTACGACTACGACACCGACGGCTGCTACTCCACGCCCGCCATCGGCCCGGACGGCACCGTGAACGGCGGGCTCAACCCGACCGGCGCCCTCAACGGCGACTGCCGCGACGCCTCGGACCTGGACAACACCAACGGGTACGCGCGTTCCAAGTGCAACAACGGCTGGTGCGCCATCCTGTACGCCCTGTACTTCGAGAAGGACCAGGCCGTCGCGGGCAGCAGCATCGGCGGCCACCGGCACGACTTCGAGCACGTCGCGGTGTTCGTGCAGAACAACCAGGTCAAGTACGTGTCCACGTCCGCCCACGGCTCGTTCGACGTGCACCCCGCGTCCGAGGTCCGCTTCGACGGCACGCACCCGAAGATCGTCTACCACAAGGACGGCGCGAGCACGCACTGCTTCCGCCTGGCCGGCTCGGGCGACGAGCCGCCGGAGAACCACAAGGGCACCTGGCAGTACCCGCCGCTGGTCGGCTGGAACGGTTACCCGGCCGGGGTGCGCGACAAGCTCACGTCGTACAACTTCGGCAGCGCCAACTTCGGCCTGAAGGACGGCAACTTCGCCAACCACCTGGCGTCGGCCAAGCCGTCGGGCATCGCCTTCGACCCCTACGCGTGAGACCGGCCGGCCGGGGACCTAGGTCCCCGGCCGGTTCCGGTTTCCGCCGCGCGTCCGATCCGCCGGGGCCGGGCGGCGGCATAGCGTCCCGGCATGGACACGCACGACACGACAGGGACACTCGAAGAGGCCCTCGAACGCCTCCACGCCTCGGGCCCGGAGCGGCTCGGCAGGCTCACCAACCACGCCCCCATGGTCGTCGAGGCGCTCGCCGCGCACGGCCGGGCGGACGCCGTGCACCGCTGGCTGGACCTGTACCGGCCCAAACTGGAGGACTTCCCCCGGCCCTTCGCTCCCGTGACGGACGCCGACTGGCATGAGGCGCTCGGCGATCCACGCCGGGCCGCCGACTGGATCGAGTATTTCCGCCGCGCACTCGCCGAACAGCCCTGGCGGGACGTCCTGGCCGTCTGGTGGCCGCGCCTGCTGCCCGGGATCTACGGCGGCTCCACGCACCCCGTCATCCGCGTCGGCCACGCCGTACGGGCCCTGGAGACCGGGGAGAACGCGCCGCGGCTCGCCGAACTCGCCCACGGCCTGGGGTACTGGGGGGCCCGGCACCGCCCCGTGTCCGGCATCGCGCCGCTGCCCGCGCCGCCGGGTGCCGCGCGCTCACTGGACGCCGTACCGCCGATCAGCGACCCCCGGGGCGGGTTCCCCGACCGGCTGGCGGCCGTGCGGCGGCTGCCCCGGTGGGCGGACGACGTGACCGACCCGGACACCGCCCGGGCCCGCCTGACCGAGCTGGTCCGGGCCGCGACCCACCGGTACGCCACCCACGGCCACGGCGAGGAGACCATGCTCGTGCACGCGGCGACGGCGCCCAACGCCGTGCTGCGCGCCCTCCCCTCCCTGCCCCGTGAACTGTGGGCGCCGAGCCTGCACGCCGCGTGGACCGCGTCCGCGGCGGTCACCGCCATGTACGCCCCGCCCGAGCCCGTCGACCTCGTGCCCGCACCCGGCCGCACGGCGGAGGAGGTGCTGGAACAGGCCCTCGCCCACGGCGACGAGCACGTCATCAAGCTCACCGACACCGCCCTCGACGTCGGTGACGAGCGGGCCCTGGCCGCGGCCCTGCGCGCGATCGAGCTGAGCGTGCCGCTCGCCCCGAACTGACGTGCGCCGATGGGCGATCGGGGGGAGGTACGGCACCGGTGCACCCCGGGGAGGGTCTATCGTGTCCGCATGTCCGTCCCCGAACTGATCCGCATCGTCTCCCGCGACTCCCCCATGGCCCTCGCCCAGGTCGAACGCGTCCGGGCCGAGCTGGCCGCCGCCCACCCCGGAGTGCGCACCGAGGTCGTCCCGGTGAAGACCACCGGCGACAAGTGGATGGGCGACCTGTCCAAGGTCGAGGGCAAGGGCGCGTTCACCAAGGAGGTCGACGCGGCGCTGCTGGCCGGGGAGGCCGACCTCGCCGTGCACTGCGTGAAGGACGTGCCGGCCGACCGGCCGCTCCCGGCGGGCACGGTGTTCGCCGCGTTCCTCAAGCGGGACGACATCCGCGACGCCCTGATCCACCCCGGCGGGCTCACCCTGGACGAGCTGCCGGCCGGGACGCGCATCGGCACGTCGTCGGTGCGCCGGGTCGCCCAACTGGCCGCCACCCACCCGCATCTGGAGTGCGTGCCGTTCCGGGGCAACGCCAACCGGCGCCTGGCGAAGCTCGAGGCGGGAGAGGCCGACGCCCTGCTGCTCGCGGTCTCCGGCCTGGAGCGCATCGGCCGGACCGAGGTGATCAGCGAGATCCTCTCCACCGAGACGATGATGCCGCCGATCGGCGCGGGTGTCCTGGCGCTGCAGTGCCGCGAGGACGACGCCGACCTGATCGACGCCGTGAGCGGACTCGGCGATCCGGACACCTACCGGGAGACGACCGCCGAGCGCATGTTCCTGCACGTGCTCCAGGGGCACTGCAACAGCCCCATCGCCGGGTTCGCGCAGGTGGATCGCAGCGGCGAACTGTCCCTGCGCGCCTGTGTGTTCACGCCGGACGGCAAGACCCGCCTGAACGCCCACGAGTGGGCGGGCCGGCTGGATCCGGCCACGCTCGGCACCTCGGTCGCCGTGGCGCTGCTGCGGCAGGGCGCCCGCGAGATCATCGACGGCATCCCGCACTGACGGCCGCGACGCCCTGACGCCGGATCAGGCGGTGCCTTCCTCCGCCTGGTCCCGCAGGAAGACGCTCACCTGGTGCGCCAGGCTGTCGCGCACGGCGCCCTGCTGGGTCCCGGCCGGCCCCTCGTGCGCGCCGATGCCGCCCGACCAGAGCCGGCGGTCGGTCCACTCCTCCTCGACGCGCAACTGCACCTGGACGTCCACCAGGCTCAGGGACGCCTCGGCGCCGGCCGCGTACAGCACGGCGGTGGCCCGGCGCAGCGGATAGACGTCGAAGCCCTCGATGAACTGCGAGTTGCGCCAGTCGAGGAAGGCGCTCTCGCCGTCCGGGCCGATCCGTACGTCGATCTGGCCGTCCTCGAGGTGGACGCCGAGGTGCCGGCTGCCGCGGTTCTCGACCGTCACCCGGAGGCAGAAGTACGTCAGCCCGTCGGCGGCGTCGTCGCGGCCGCGGGGCGGCTCGGCCAGTTCCAGACGGTGGACGCGGACGCGCAGACCGGCATGCTCGTCGTACTCCTGCCAGTCCCCGACCACGTTCGGCTCGTACACGCTGCACCTCTCGACCTCTGGAAGCTGCTTCCTATCTGTGGTCCGAGCGGACTGTCAAATGAGCAGAATGCGCTGTGGCCAGGCAGTTCATCCCTTTTGATCGGTGATCAAGCCGTGCCCAGCGGTTATCCGGAAACAGTCGGAGAAAGCGTTTGCCGGGGCGTGCCGCACATCACTTTCCCGGGTGAAGATCAACGGGCCAGACGGCCCAGCAGGGCCGAGGCGGCGGTGACGCCGAGTGCGGCGGCCACGAGCAGCACCGCGAAGTCGGCCGCCAGATGGTGGGGCGTGCCGAGGAGGAGGCCGCGCAGGGCGTCCACCTCGTAGCTGAGCGGGTTGGCCTTGCTGACGGCCTGGAGCCAGCCCGGCATCACGGAGACCGGGTAGAGGGCGTTGGAGCCGAAGAACAGCGGCATGGTGATCGCCTGCCCGAAGCCCATGAGGCGGTCGCGGCTGAGGACGATGCCGGCGATGGTCATGGACAAGCAGGAGAAGAAGGCCGAGCCGAGGACGACGATCGCGGCGACCGCGAGCAGCCTGAGCGGGTTCCAGGTCAGGGCCACGCCCAGCACGGCGGCGATGAGCAGGACGACGAGGGCCTGGACGAGCGACTTCACGCCCGCCGCGAACGCCTTGCCCGTGATCAGCGCCGAGCGTGGGGTCGGGGTGACCAGGAGCTTGTTCAGGATGCCGGCGTCGCGCTCCCAGATGATCTGGATGCCGTAGAAGATGGCGATGAACATCGCGGACTGGGCGATGATGCCGGGCGCCAGGTAGTCGACGTAGGGGATGCCGCCGGTCGGGATGGCCCGGATGCGGGTGAAGGTCTGACCGAAGATCAGCAGCCAGAGGGCCGGCTGGACCGCGCGGGTGTAGAGCTCGGTGCGGTCGTGGCGGAGTTTCTGCAGTTCGACCGCGCACATCGCGCCGACCCGGGCGGGCAGCAGGCGCCAGCCGGCGCGGGGCCGCGGGGGTTTCAGCAGCAGGCCGATGCCGGGGGCGGGGGCGGGGTCAGCCGACGCGGCGGGCGGTGCGGCGGGTGCTTCGGACATCGCGGAAATCTCCTGCCTCGTCGTCGAGACCGCTGCCGGCCACGTCCCGGAAGACGTCCTCCAGCGTGGGCAGCGTGTCCGTGGCCGCGCCCGTGGCGCGGCGGCGTGCGCCGAGTCCCTGCCGGAGCTCGGCCGGGGTGCCGAGGGCCCGGATGCGGCCCCGGTGCATGAGGGCGACGCGGTCGCAGTACTGGTCGGCCTCGTCCATGTAGTGGGTGGTGACGAGCACGGTCATGCCGGTGGCCGCGCGGACGGCGCCGATGTGCTCCCAGACTCCGGTGCGGGCGATCGGGTCGAGGCCGATGGTGGGCTCGTCGAGGATGAGCAGGCGCGGGGCGCTGACCAGCGCCTGGGCGAGTTCGAGCCGGCGGACCATGCCGCCGGAGTAGGTGGCGGCCAGGCGGTCCGCCGCGTCGGCGAGGTCGACGGCGGCCAGGGCCTGGGCGACGCGTTCGGCGCGTTCCCGGCGGGGCACGTCGAAGACCCGGGCGAACAGGGCGACGTTCTCCCGGCCGGTGAGTCCGGCGTCGGCGGACAGCTGCTGCGGGACGTAGCCGAGCAGGCGGCGTACGGCCATGCGGTCCCCGGCGGTGTCGTGGCCGAAGACGCGGACCATGCCGGCGGGCACGGGCAGCAGGGTGGTGAGGCAGCGGATGGCGGTGGTCTTGCCGGCGCCGTTGGGGCCGAGCAGCCCGAAGACCTCGCCGGGCCGGACCGTGAGATCGAGTCCGTCGACGGCGTTGGTGTCGCCGAAGGCGTAGGTGAGCCCGGAGCAGACCACGGCGTCGGCCCGCCCCCGGTCGGTGTCCCGTGTCATGACTCCTCGGCCTCCTCGTGCAGGGTGTCGGCCAGCTTGCGCAGGGCCGGGATCGCCGCGAGCAGCGCCCGGCGGTCCGCCTCGTCGAGGCCGGCCACGTGCCGGCGCAGGAGGTCCGCGCGGCGGCGGCGCCACTCGCGCAGCCGCGTCTCGGCGGCGGGGGTGGGCAGCAGCCGGGCGGCCCGCCGGTCCGCCGGGTCGGTCTCGCGGGCCAGGTAGCCCGCCCGGGCCAGCTGGTTGACCAGGGTGGACACCGAGTTGGCCGCGAGCCCGAGCTCCCTGGCCGCGTCGGAGATGCCGATGCCGGGCCGGGTGACGACCAGGCGCAGCAGCTCCGCCTCGGCGCCGCGCAGCCGGGGGTCGGGCATCTCCCGCCGCAGGCGCCGCCGGACCAGCCGCTGGACCCCGACGAGTGCGTCGGCCAGCTCTTCGGGGAAGGTCTCCGGCTCCATGCGGCCGAGATTAGCTCTGCAACAGAGCTAATCGGGCCAAGGCGCGGTCAAGGGTGGTCAAGGGAAGTGCATTCCGGACGGTCGCGGAGCCGTGGGCCCTCGAATGCCGTATTGTCTGAATTGTTTGGTTATATCCCTGCCCGGGAATGGGCAGTGAAGTGCTTCGGACAGGAGGCACGTCCGTGGGAGCCGGCCCGCCGGGCCCCGGTGCCCTCCGAGAGGTCCGACTCCGCGCTTCCCATGGTGTCTGTCCATCCAGCACCTGCTCAGGGAGGTGCGCACCATGCGTATCGCCGGCAGCACCCGAACGCACCCCCACGACGACGCCCCCGACACCGCCGCGGCGTTCGCCCGTCTCGCGCGGCTGCCCGAGGGGCCCGAGCGCAAGGCCCTGCGCGACGAGCTGGTCGAGGCCTGGCTCCCCATGGCCGAGCGGATCGCCGTCCGCTTCCGTGGCCGCGGGGAGGCCCTGGAGGACCTGTACCAGGTGGCGGCCCTCGGCCTGGTGAAGGCCGTCGACCACTACGACCCGGCGCGCGGCAACGCCTTCGAGGCGTACGCCGTGCCGACGGTCACCGGCGAGATCAAGCGCCACTTCCGCGACCACATGTGGACGCTGCACGTGCCCCGCCGGGTCCAGGACCTGCGCAACCGGGTGCGGCACGCCGCCAAGGAGCTGTCGCAGACCACCCCGGGCCGCGCGCCGACGGTCGCCGAGATCGCCGAGTACGCCCACCTCACCGAGGGCGAGGTGCGCACCGGCATGGAGGCCCTGGAGTGCTTCTCCGCGCTGTCGCTGGAGGCGGAGATGCCCGGCACGGACGGCTACGCCCTCGGGGACGCGATCGGCGGGCCGGACCCGGCCTTCGACATCGTCGTCAACCGCGTGGCGGTCAAGCCCTGTCTGGAGGCGCTGCCGGAGCGCGAGCGGATCATCCTCTACCTGCGGTTCTTCAAGGGCATGACGCAGAGCCGCATCGCGGAGCAGCTCGGCATCTCGCAGATGCACGTCTCCCGGCTGCTCAGCAGTTGCTTCGCCCATCTGCGTGAGGAACTGCTCAGCGACGCCCGCTGAGCACCGGGCCCATGGAGCACGGGGCCAGGGGGAGCCGGCGCCGCCGGAGGATCACCCCTCCGGCGGCGTTCCCGGGAGTTCCGGCGGTGTGCCGGGGATCTGGGTCGGTCCTGCGCGGTCGAGGGCGTCCTCCAGTTCGGCCCGTATCTCCTCGGGCATCACGCCGGTGCGCCCCCAGCCGATGATCAGTTCCGCGACGTTGCGCAGCTTGATGTTGGTGTGCTGGGAGACCTCCTTCAGCACCGCCCATCCCTGGTCGGGCGAGACCCGGCCGAGCGCCACGACCATCCCGATCGCCTGGTCCACGACGGCGTGGGAGACGACCGCCTCCTTCAGCTGCTGGACTTCTTCCTGCAGCTCGAAGATCCGCTCCGAGCCCCCGTCCGTGGGCATGGTCACCTCCGGGTCCGGTGCGCCGCTGTCCCCAGGGCCTCACCGAGTGCTTGAGTGCCCTGACGCAGTGTCCGACCCATCCATCGTCGTCACTCGGCCCGCCCGCTGCCACCGGGGCGGACCGGCCGGTCACCGACACCGTTTCGGCGGCGCCGCCGGGGTACTCGGCAGGCGCCCACAGCGGTTCCGGTTGGACACTGGTGTCATTCCTCCGGTGTCTGCCAGGCCGACGAGATCAGGACGCGACTGCCATGAACCACGACATGCCCACCCCCTCCGGCACGAAGGACGTCGTCTCATCACACTCCGTGTTCGGCGCGCCCTGCTGGGTGAGTCTGACCAGCCGGGACGTCAAGGCGACCGAGGAGTTCTACGGCGCCGTGCTGGGCTGGCAGTGGCGGCCGGCCAAGCTCGGCGACCGGTTCCGGATCGCGCTGGCCGACGGCTCGCCGGTGGCCGGGATCGCGGGGGTGGCGACCATGTGGCAGATGGCGGTGGCCTGGACGCCGTACTTCGCGGTGCGCAGCGCGGACGACGCGGTGGCGCGGGTGCAGGAGCGCATGGGCACGGTCGCCGTCGGGCCGATCTCGCTGCCGCCGGGGCGGGCGGCCCTGCTGGCCGACCGGGACGGGGCGACGTTCGGGATCTGGGAGGGCGACCTCTTCACGGACTGGGAGACCTGGCGCAACGCGCAGCCGGCCTTCATCACGCTGCACACCCGGGACGCCTTCGACGCGGCCATCTTCTACGGCGAGGTCCTCGACTGGGCCTCGGAGCGCCCCGGCTGCTGCGAAGTCCACTATGAGGGCGGCGAGGTCGTGCTGCGCAGCCGCGGTGACGTGGTGGCGCGGATCGAGTCGGGGGCGCTGGAGGCGGCCCCCGATCCCACCATCCGGCCGCACTGGCAGGTCCACTTCACCGTGGACGACGTGGAGGCCTGTGCCCGCGCCGCGGAGCTGCACGGCGGCAGTGTGCTGTCCAAGGGCAGCGACGAGGCGGTGCTGCGCGACCACGACGGCGCCCAGTTCACGGTCACGGCACGCCGGGACCGCTGACCATGGGGGACACCCCGGTCAGCGGTCCTGGCGTGCCGCCCGGCATGGACGGTGCAGCCCCGTCACCCGCCCCTGCGGCGCGACGCCCGCGACGGTCGTGACAGCAGTACCAGGCTGCGGGCGTCGACCGTCAGGACCGTGCCCGCCTTGTGCTCGGACTCGTCCGGGGTGCCCTCCGGGTCGGCCGTGTCGATCAGGGCCGTCCAGCGTTCGCCGTAGGCGGCGTCGGGGAGGCGGAAGTCGACCGGCTCCCAGTGGCTGTTGAACAGCAGCAGGAACGAGTCGTCGA
This genomic stretch from Streptomyces sp. Go-475 harbors:
- a CDS encoding MFS transporter, which produces MSLGHACVDVYQGAVAALVPYFVAERAYSYAAASGLVLAASLLSSLVQPLFGVLTDRRAMPWLLPLSALTAGAGVALCGVTGSYAATLAVVAVSGIGVAAYHPEAARVARAVAGGRHAGMGWFSFGGNAGFALAPLLVLAVMTVGGLRASPLLVVPALAGAALCAAAVRAAGRGTEGARAPVAGGRDDWASFLRLSGAVVCRSVVFVGLSAFVSLYVRERAGGGEPAGTAALCVLYAGGAVGTLAGGRLAERYGRLAVVRRSYALTVPAVAGLVLVPGPPVYLFVALTSAGLYVPFSLHLTLGQDFLPRRVGTASGVTLGLTVSVGGLAAPVLGALADATSLRTALLPLIALPALGRLLLCRLREPAQPGRAATERADPRDAAAR
- a CDS encoding MarR family transcriptional regulator, coding for MSTPPLPDVPSPDVAEIERALTRITYLSTRARRHDRLMALAGVPLDRAAVALLRQIADSEPLRPGELAARLGVEASHVTRTVQQLQKSGHVTRVPDPDDRRAQRIELTEAGAQAIDKIREAGVRGMQLALSDWSPEDLRQLATLFHRMVDDFLAHAVDEEPEPRAAPAGKA
- the ligD gene encoding non-homologous end-joining DNA ligase — translated: MDLPLIPPMLATPGTLPPAAQDARWAYETKQDGQRVVVYLPGDGGVLLRARSGEDITAAYPELRPLGTALGTTPAVLDGEVLALDAQGRANFQLLQSRMGLAHAPARAARRAAEVPVHLVLFDLLHLEDRSLLRLPYARRRAALEDLGLAGPSWSTPAALVGHGAEALRATREHGLEGLVCKRLDSVYEPGVRSRAWIKIRNMRTEDVLIGGWQPGKGRLTGLPGAVLVGQRAAGRLRYVGSVGTGWSEAERTELAGLLRAAATGVCPFDPAPRAPGAHWVVPRLVGEVRYSTRTREGLLRQPSWLRLRPDLAPEEAAADIPDDMV
- a CDS encoding NPP1 family protein, coding for MSSRPFAHRRRWLTGAAGAAALVLALPATAFAAPPRALPAHADSLEQTYQPAYDYDTDGCYSTPAIGPDGTVNGGLNPTGALNGDCRDASDLDNTNGYARSKCNNGWCAILYALYFEKDQAVAGSSIGGHRHDFEHVAVFVQNNQVKYVSTSAHGSFDVHPASEVRFDGTHPKIVYHKDGASTHCFRLAGSGDEPPENHKGTWQYPPLVGWNGYPAGVRDKLTSYNFGSANFGLKDGNFANHLASAKPSGIAFDPYA
- a CDS encoding questin oxidase family protein gives rise to the protein MDTHDTTGTLEEALERLHASGPERLGRLTNHAPMVVEALAAHGRADAVHRWLDLYRPKLEDFPRPFAPVTDADWHEALGDPRRAADWIEYFRRALAEQPWRDVLAVWWPRLLPGIYGGSTHPVIRVGHAVRALETGENAPRLAELAHGLGYWGARHRPVSGIAPLPAPPGAARSLDAVPPISDPRGGFPDRLAAVRRLPRWADDVTDPDTARARLTELVRAATHRYATHGHGEETMLVHAATAPNAVLRALPSLPRELWAPSLHAAWTASAAVTAMYAPPEPVDLVPAPGRTAEEVLEQALAHGDEHVIKLTDTALDVGDERALAAALRAIELSVPLAPN
- the hemC gene encoding hydroxymethylbilane synthase yields the protein MSVPELIRIVSRDSPMALAQVERVRAELAAAHPGVRTEVVPVKTTGDKWMGDLSKVEGKGAFTKEVDAALLAGEADLAVHCVKDVPADRPLPAGTVFAAFLKRDDIRDALIHPGGLTLDELPAGTRIGTSSVRRVAQLAATHPHLECVPFRGNANRRLAKLEAGEADALLLAVSGLERIGRTEVISEILSTETMMPPIGAGVLALQCREDDADLIDAVSGLGDPDTYRETTAERMFLHVLQGHCNSPIAGFAQVDRSGELSLRACVFTPDGKTRLNAHEWAGRLDPATLGTSVAVALLRQGAREIIDGIPH
- a CDS encoding ABC transporter permease, with the protein product MSEAPAAPPAASADPAPAPGIGLLLKPPRPRAGWRLLPARVGAMCAVELQKLRHDRTELYTRAVQPALWLLIFGQTFTRIRAIPTGGIPYVDYLAPGIIAQSAMFIAIFYGIQIIWERDAGILNKLLVTPTPRSALITGKAFAAGVKSLVQALVVLLIAAVLGVALTWNPLRLLAVAAIVVLGSAFFSCLSMTIAGIVLSRDRLMGFGQAITMPLFFGSNALYPVSVMPGWLQAVSKANPLSYEVDALRGLLLGTPHHLAADFAVLLVAAALGVTAASALLGRLAR
- a CDS encoding ATP-binding cassette domain-containing protein, which translates into the protein MTRDTDRGRADAVVCSGLTYAFGDTNAVDGLDLTVRPGEVFGLLGPNGAGKTTAIRCLTTLLPVPAGMVRVFGHDTAGDRMAVRRLLGYVPQQLSADAGLTGRENVALFARVFDVPRRERAERVAQALAAVDLADAADRLAATYSGGMVRRLELAQALVSAPRLLILDEPTIGLDPIARTGVWEHIGAVRAATGMTVLVTTHYMDEADQYCDRVALMHRGRIRALGTPAELRQGLGARRRATGAATDTLPTLEDVFRDVAGSGLDDEAGDFRDVRSTRRTARRVG
- a CDS encoding MarR family winged helix-turn-helix transcriptional regulator, which encodes MEPETFPEELADALVGVQRLVRRRLRREMPDPRLRGAEAELLRLVVTRPGIGISDAARELGLAANSVSTLVNQLARAGYLARETDPADRRAARLLPTPAAETRLREWRRRRADLLRRHVAGLDEADRRALLAAIPALRKLADTLHEEAEES
- a CDS encoding RNA polymerase sigma factor SigF — its product is MRIAGSTRTHPHDDAPDTAAAFARLARLPEGPERKALRDELVEAWLPMAERIAVRFRGRGEALEDLYQVAALGLVKAVDHYDPARGNAFEAYAVPTVTGEIKRHFRDHMWTLHVPRRVQDLRNRVRHAAKELSQTTPGRAPTVAEIAEYAHLTEGEVRTGMEALECFSALSLEAEMPGTDGYALGDAIGGPDPAFDIVVNRVAVKPCLEALPERERIILYLRFFKGMTQSRIAEQLGISQMHVSRLLSSCFAHLREELLSDAR
- a CDS encoding ANTAR domain-containing protein translates to MPTDGGSERIFELQEEVQQLKEAVVSHAVVDQAIGMVVALGRVSPDQGWAVLKEVSQHTNIKLRNVAELIIGWGRTGVMPEEIRAELEDALDRAGPTQIPGTPPELPGTPPEG
- a CDS encoding VOC family protein, which gives rise to MNHDMPTPSGTKDVVSSHSVFGAPCWVSLTSRDVKATEEFYGAVLGWQWRPAKLGDRFRIALADGSPVAGIAGVATMWQMAVAWTPYFAVRSADDAVARVQERMGTVAVGPISLPPGRAALLADRDGATFGIWEGDLFTDWETWRNAQPAFITLHTRDAFDAAIFYGEVLDWASERPGCCEVHYEGGEVVLRSRGDVVARIESGALEAAPDPTIRPHWQVHFTVDDVEACARAAELHGGSVLSKGSDEAVLRDHDGAQFTVTARRDR